AGTCTAGTCTTGTTATTCATATAAAAAGCAAGGTGAGCAGGCTTAATATCCTCTATGATCTTTTTAAAATCAACCATATTATCAGGGATACGGTTTTCAAAGCTTATACCGAACTTGTACTCGGTCGGTTCAAAATCTACTTGTCCATCGACACCAAATGAGTTCATGATTTTCCGTATTAAATCTCCTGAAAATTTGCCGCTCCCACGGAGTTTAGATTCCACAACGGATCGTCGTTGCTCCAATGGCTTTTCCAAATAAATCGGGATGCCTAGCTCCATCTCCCAACGTTCCAGCGCCCAAGTGGCAGTGCGAACATAAAACTGGGCTAACGTATCATCGAGCGCGAGATATAGAGCATCCAACTCGCTACCCTTAACATCCATATCGACGTGCATGACACGGGATGCTTCGTAATAGGCTGGAAGATAAGAAAATAGCTCCCGGCCTCGTACGCTGCTCATTTGATTTTTTATATCACTGCCCATTGATGCTCACATCCCCAGCTCTGCCGCCTGTCCGAAATTGAATCCTTTTAAAAGTATTCATTCTTTCATACATGCTTGTTCCTCCTTTGGGTACAGGCTTTTTTGCTCTGTTCTCTTGCGGAAAATAGAGCTATACCATTTAACCGTCTCTCGCTGTGTATTGGAAACCTCCATAGATGACAAATC
This DNA window, taken from Paenibacillus kribbensis, encodes the following:
- a CDS encoding putative phage tail protein, which encodes MGSDIKNQMSSVRGRELFSYLPAYYEASRVMHVDMDVKGSELDALYLALDDTLAQFYVRTATWALERWEMELGIPIYLEKPLEQRRSVVESKLRGSGKFSGDLIRKIMNSFGVDGQVDFEPTEYKFGISFENRIPDNMVDFKKIIEDIKPAHLAFYMNNKTRLAFLHKNEIVPRIRLRSRVRFFGGRPWYFDGIELLNGVASLSGWTGERLRNSNLMKLVVMHHVNNYQEGSMKIRDHYWKLDGSMKLDGSQMLSSSETIVSI